The following are from one region of the Colius striatus isolate bColStr4 chromosome Z, bColStr4.1.hap1, whole genome shotgun sequence genome:
- the LOC133628879 gene encoding uncharacterized protein LOC133628879: protein MSREEKFNGFVLPAILNVLFELAPTKCNDSLRKSICFGFNVGRSRPWHRRKERLRYLRRWRLRKLSGGKSGERGQRREFIVIGRLGRAWRQRIWEKTENVERTWNAERAESDGSTAQEDHRRVGKRDPMLDWVPLGTRGETENAAESDTDCAAGAGSGAESSAERSAGSSAENSTERSAASSAGNCAEAGDTDKRVKSAAPRSAKDGA, encoded by the exons ATGTCTAGAGAGGAGAAATTCAATGGGTTTGTGCTTCCTGCTATACTAAATGTTCTCTTTGAGCTTGCACCAACAAAGTGTAATGATTCCTTGAGAAAATCCATTTGTTTCGGATTC AACGTAGGACGTTCGCGGCCATGGCACAGACGGAAGGAACGATTAAGGTACTTGAGGCGCTGGCGCCTGAG GAAGCTCTCCGGGGGAAAGAGCGGAGAGCGcggacagaggagagagttcATAGTGATCGGGAGACTCGGACGAGCGTGGAGGCAGAGAATCTGGGAGAAGACGGAGAATGTCGAGCGGACGTGGAacgccgagcgggcggagtcggacGGGAGTACGGCGCAGGAGGATCACAGGAGAGTGGGGaagcgcgaccccatgttagactgggtacCACTGGGTACGCGAGGGGAAACAGAAAACGCAGCAGAAAGtgataccgactgcgccgccggcgccgggagcggcgctgagagTAGTGCCGAGAGgagcgccgggagcagcgccgaaAACAGCACTGAGAGAAGCGCCGCGAGCAGTGCCGGGAACTGCGCTGAGGCGGGCGATACCGACAAAAGAGTAAAGTCAGCAGCGCCACGATCCGCCAAAGAcggcgcctga